In Amycolatopsis jiangsuensis, the following proteins share a genomic window:
- a CDS encoding ScbR family autoregulator-binding transcription factor — translation MPRQERAEQTRKAILDAAASRFDEVGFLGASLSDILAEAGVTKGALYFHFRSKEELADALIQEQFDLSGTGGLLQAPGLQSAIDWSHGMARGLRTDVRVRASIRLVIEQGSFITPAGNAYKEWIDVADACFIAGKAAGDLRKEVVTNELAQFVVSSFTGIQLSSQVLTGRTDLAERVTFMWSLLLPSIVPPRRVHRFDPAGTQHPAD, via the coding sequence GTGCCTCGGCAGGAACGCGCGGAGCAGACCCGCAAGGCCATCCTCGACGCGGCGGCCTCGCGGTTCGACGAGGTCGGTTTCCTCGGCGCGAGCCTCTCGGACATCCTCGCCGAGGCCGGCGTCACCAAGGGAGCGCTGTACTTCCACTTCCGATCCAAGGAGGAGCTGGCCGACGCGCTGATCCAGGAGCAGTTCGACCTGTCGGGCACCGGTGGTCTCCTGCAGGCGCCCGGGCTGCAGTCCGCGATCGACTGGTCCCACGGCATGGCCCGCGGCCTGCGCACCGACGTGCGGGTGCGCGCCAGCATCCGGCTCGTCATCGAGCAGGGTTCGTTCATCACCCCGGCAGGCAACGCCTACAAGGAGTGGATCGACGTCGCGGACGCCTGCTTCATCGCCGGGAAGGCCGCGGGCGACCTGCGCAAGGAGGTCGTCACGAACGAGCTGGCGCAGTTCGTCGTCTCGTCCTTCACCGGGATCCAGCTGAGCTCGCAGGTGCTCACCGGCCGCACCGACCTGGCCGAGCGCGTCACGTTCATGTGGTCGCTGCTGCTGCCCTCGATCGTGCCGCCGCGCCGGGTGCACCGCTTCGACCCGGCCGGAACCCAGCACCCAGCGGACTGA
- a CDS encoding NAD-dependent epimerase/dehydratase family protein: MTPGGGDILVTGATGFTGTAVLRALLARGAGPRVRVLARGPVPEWARAAGVRVHQGDLADASGLTGLCTGVSTLVHLAVRITGTAGDCAAVNEHGTARLLAEAHRAGTRRIVHQSTCAVYRDGEHRAAPEPRAPAWFSGRPGARVPAAPGAASISAPAGGTAGQKVRGGAAPGVARAACPVADVSGGPGKRAALEVGPESAASRSRLAGERLVLSSGGIVLRPHLVYGEGDQHVVPALVRWLRAVPAWAGGGVARTSIVALPDLASVITAFALDAGAGRPGEVFHVADPRPVRMRTLTGAVCGLLGLPLPAKDLSLDEHRARTRAALPWLTEHQWSLLTRDHWYASDRVWAVTGVPPGPGLPVRLAEAAGWYRKTLGTEDRIRRP, translated from the coding sequence ATGACGCCCGGTGGTGGCGACATCCTGGTCACCGGGGCCACCGGATTCACCGGTACGGCGGTGCTGCGCGCCCTGCTCGCGCGCGGCGCCGGTCCCCGGGTCCGGGTGCTGGCCCGCGGGCCGGTGCCGGAGTGGGCGCGTGCCGCGGGAGTGCGCGTCCACCAGGGCGACCTCGCCGACGCGTCCGGGCTGACCGGCCTGTGCACCGGCGTTTCGACGCTGGTGCACCTGGCGGTCCGCATCACCGGGACGGCGGGGGACTGCGCCGCGGTGAACGAGCACGGCACGGCCCGTCTGCTCGCCGAGGCGCACCGGGCCGGTACCCGGCGCATCGTGCACCAGAGCACCTGCGCGGTCTACCGGGACGGCGAACACCGGGCGGCCCCGGAACCCCGCGCACCGGCATGGTTTTCCGGCCGGCCGGGCGCGAGGGTGCCGGCCGCGCCCGGTGCCGCGAGCATCTCGGCGCCGGCTGGTGGAACTGCAGGTCAGAAGGTTCGTGGCGGGGCGGCGCCGGGCGTGGCGAGGGCAGCCTGCCCGGTCGCGGACGTCTCCGGCGGGCCCGGGAAGCGGGCGGCTCTCGAGGTCGGCCCGGAATCGGCTGCCAGCCGGAGCCGGCTCGCCGGGGAACGCCTGGTGCTTTCGTCCGGCGGGATCGTGCTGCGGCCGCACCTGGTGTACGGCGAGGGGGATCAGCACGTCGTCCCGGCCCTGGTGCGGTGGTTGCGGGCGGTGCCGGCGTGGGCCGGCGGCGGCGTGGCGCGGACGTCGATCGTCGCGCTGCCCGACCTGGCCTCGGTGATCACGGCGTTCGCGCTGGACGCCGGGGCCGGGCGGCCGGGGGAGGTGTTCCACGTGGCCGATCCGCGGCCGGTTCGCATGCGCACGCTCACCGGTGCCGTGTGCGGGCTGCTGGGGCTGCCGTTGCCCGCCAAGGATCTGTCGCTCGACGAGCACCGCGCGCGGACCCGGGCGGCACTGCCGTGGCTGACCGAGCACCAGTGGTCCCTGCTCACCCGCGATCACTGGTACGCCAGCGACCGGGTCTGGGCGGTCACCGGGGTGCCGCCCGGACCGGGCCTGCCGGTGCGGCTCGCCGAGGCGGCCGGCTGGTACCGGAAAACACTCGGAACGGAAGATCGAATTCGCCGACCGTGA
- a CDS encoding AfsR/SARP family transcriptional regulator: protein MLNYEILGQLRISGRPGVCAPRARKVETLLSVLLAKSNQVVTTEHLIGEIWGEHPPARASAALYVYVSQLRKLLRGSTENTGDATENSAESPVVTSPRGYSLHVSVDELDADRFTRLYEQGRALHHDRSYGQAANVLREATSLWRGPVFGGFTDSPDVQAYAALLEETRLECLELLMETELLIGRHREVVGQLSALAKEHTLRETFYEYLMTALLRSNRRAEALETFASARQNLVRQLGIEPGSSLRKLHHSILVGEMSDAV from the coding sequence ATGTTGAACTACGAAATCCTCGGGCAGCTCAGGATCAGTGGCCGGCCCGGGGTCTGCGCTCCTCGGGCCCGCAAGGTCGAAACGCTGCTCTCGGTGCTGCTGGCGAAGAGCAACCAGGTGGTCACCACCGAACATCTGATCGGCGAGATCTGGGGTGAACATCCGCCGGCGCGGGCCAGCGCGGCGCTCTACGTGTACGTCTCGCAGCTGCGGAAGCTGCTGCGGGGCAGCACCGAGAACACCGGAGACGCCACGGAGAACTCCGCAGAGAGTCCCGTGGTCACCAGCCCGCGCGGCTACTCGCTGCACGTCAGCGTCGACGAGCTGGACGCCGACCGCTTCACCCGCCTCTACGAGCAGGGCCGCGCCCTGCATCACGACCGCAGCTACGGCCAGGCGGCGAACGTCCTGCGCGAGGCCACGAGCCTGTGGCGCGGCCCGGTGTTCGGCGGCTTCACCGACTCCCCCGACGTCCAGGCCTACGCCGCCCTGCTGGAGGAGACGCGGCTGGAGTGCCTGGAACTGCTGATGGAGACCGAACTGCTGATCGGCAGGCACCGCGAGGTGGTGGGCCAGCTGTCGGCGCTCGCGAAGGAGCACACCCTGCGCGAGACCTTCTACGAGTACCTGATGACCGCGCTGCTGCGGTCGAACCGCCGAGCCGAGGCACTGGAGACGTTCGCGTCCGCCCGCCAGAACCTGGTCCGGCAGCTGGGCATCGAACCCGGCAGCTCGCTGCGCAAGCTGCACCACAGCATCCTCGTCGGCGAGATGTCGGACGCGGTCTGA
- a CDS encoding ScbA/BarX family gamma-butyrolactone biosynthesis protein translates to MVGSLLHESAGRNFTTTRDEVPGACSVDFQRTIPRSLVHRAAVSEVFVTDLNIVSSGRFEVGAQWPRWHGFFGPRTGSVHDPLLYLETIRQAAILITHRAYGVPLSHSFISDSKSYTLDAAGMATEGSPVEVVLQATAHDVTYRGKHLGGTRLEFGCFRDGVLIGTASESGRIVSPAVYRRLRGDHFAATPFQAPRLSTVEPQLVGRDRREDVLLAATPEPGTWLVRADPEHPVLFDHSVDHLPGMVVLEAARQAALLTIGEPHALPVRAEFSFSSYLEFDAECRVVTDELEPDSDGARVVRVALEQNGRAAATGTLAMRVS, encoded by the coding sequence ATGGTCGGTAGTTTGCTTCATGAATCGGCAGGAAGAAATTTCACCACCACCCGGGACGAGGTGCCGGGCGCGTGCTCGGTCGACTTCCAGCGGACCATCCCGCGCAGTCTGGTGCACCGCGCGGCGGTCTCGGAAGTCTTCGTCACCGATCTGAACATCGTCTCCTCGGGCCGGTTCGAGGTCGGCGCGCAGTGGCCGCGCTGGCACGGGTTCTTCGGCCCGCGCACCGGCTCGGTGCACGATCCGTTGCTGTACCTGGAAACCATCCGCCAGGCGGCGATCCTCATCACGCACCGCGCTTACGGCGTTCCGCTGAGCCACAGTTTCATCTCCGACAGCAAGAGCTACACGCTCGACGCGGCCGGAATGGCGACGGAGGGTTCGCCGGTGGAAGTGGTCCTGCAGGCCACGGCGCACGACGTCACCTACCGGGGCAAGCACCTGGGCGGGACGCGGCTGGAGTTCGGCTGCTTCCGCGACGGCGTGCTGATCGGCACCGCGTCGGAGTCCGGCCGGATCGTGTCTCCCGCGGTCTACCGGCGGCTGCGCGGGGACCACTTCGCGGCCACGCCGTTCCAGGCGCCGCGGCTGTCCACGGTCGAACCGCAGCTGGTCGGCCGGGATCGCCGGGAGGACGTGCTGCTCGCGGCCACGCCGGAGCCGGGCACCTGGCTGGTGCGGGCCGACCCGGAGCATCCGGTGCTGTTCGACCACTCGGTGGACCACCTGCCGGGCATGGTGGTGCTGGAAGCGGCCCGGCAGGCGGCCCTGCTGACGATCGGCGAGCCACACGCGCTGCCGGTGCGCGCGGAGTTCTCGTTCTCGTCCTACCTGGAGTTCGACGCGGAATGCCGCGTGGTCACGGACGAACTCGAACCGGATTCGGACGGGGCCAGGGTGGTGCGGGTGGCGCTCGAGCAGAACGGCCGGGCCGCGGCCACCGGCACGCTGGCGATGCGGGTGTCATGA
- a CDS encoding TM0106 family RecB-like putative nuclease: protein MYTPSDLADLLECEHRSVLKQALAAGLPGAPRPGSGPDQLAVKHGRAHEAATLGRLRAERRHVVEIDEQDPVIAAKATAEALRGGAPVVYQAVFHDGEFSGRADFLLRDEQGRYEVYDTKLARHAKPAAVVQLTAYADALRRAGWPSGPDMHLLLGDGSMHSLRVDDFLPLFDRLRSRLLARPARLPQRIWADERPACTGCGFARHCASAREADRDLSLVAGMRGEQRRKLVTAGLATIDALAVAAEEDRPRDMSAGTFGTLRAQAAIQVRQDETGEPAYEIIDPAALAELPPADPGDVFFDMEGDPYALAGTGLEYLFGAVTPDQRFTPFWAHSRAQEKRAFEDFIDFAVARLEESPAAHIYHYAPYEVTAIKRLAAVHGTREEQVDELVRSGAMVDLYAVVRKALRVGQRSYSIKYLEPLYMPDARDGDVQTAVSSIEAYEEYLTLSSAGNAEHAAEVLQGIADYNEYDCVSTWRLLEFLHRVRAEAGIELAEPEPESEVDALLRRTEEDEAAARRTERAAAMAALVDPLLEGLPDDPAEFTPDDRARALLAASVGYHRRETNPAWWEFFRQLAAPVGDLEVDTTCAVPVSVSAGEWVPPSGRLRTAKRTLVITCDPDRPHPFAPGDAVRLRYGPDARDAKVVSASAVEITVEESCAPDRTANDRPAAVLPGSPVRPSPKDEAVADLARLAGEALPTLPAHPGLDLLRRTPRLRNGLPAVGEDVVATVIGAVDELDGSVLAVQGPPGAGKTYLAGKLIAHLVRSGRTVGVTSNSHKAVENVLSAALGNAPSLECAKRAKRTPDPSAPWEQPKTTTALVRWREERNAGHLVGGTAWTFANAAVREEPFDVLVIDEAGQFALADALAVSTCAKNLVLLGDPQQLPQVVQGTHPAGAEASALGHLIGEADIIPPELGYFLDQTRRMHPAVCAPVSRLSYAGLLHAHPSADRSIDGFASGLYLASVEHRGNTTRSVEEAAEVVSVISALHGRSWQGRPLADADFLVVAPYNLQARVVTRALADAGFGDVRVGTVDRFQGQEAPVVVTTMTSSSAVDLPRGLDFLLSRNRLNVALSRAQSVAVLVCSPGLLEADIRTVDQMRLVSGMLGLLRDAVAWPAGVVPESGA, encoded by the coding sequence ATGTACACGCCGTCCGATCTCGCCGACCTGCTCGAATGCGAGCACCGGAGCGTCCTCAAGCAGGCACTGGCCGCGGGGCTGCCCGGTGCGCCGCGGCCCGGATCCGGGCCGGACCAGCTGGCGGTGAAGCACGGCCGGGCGCACGAGGCGGCCACGCTCGGCCGGTTGCGTGCCGAACGACGGCACGTGGTGGAGATCGACGAGCAGGACCCGGTCATCGCGGCGAAGGCGACCGCGGAGGCGTTGCGCGGTGGCGCGCCGGTGGTGTATCAGGCGGTGTTCCACGACGGCGAGTTCTCCGGCCGCGCCGATTTCCTGCTGCGCGACGAACAGGGCCGGTACGAGGTCTACGACACCAAACTCGCCCGGCACGCGAAGCCGGCCGCGGTCGTGCAGCTCACCGCGTACGCCGACGCGCTGCGCCGCGCGGGCTGGCCGTCCGGCCCGGACATGCACCTGCTGCTCGGCGACGGCAGCATGCACAGCCTGCGAGTCGATGACTTCCTGCCGCTGTTCGACCGCCTGCGCAGCCGGTTGCTCGCCCGTCCGGCCCGGTTGCCGCAGCGGATCTGGGCCGACGAACGTCCGGCGTGCACCGGATGCGGGTTCGCGCGGCACTGCGCGTCCGCCCGCGAAGCCGACCGTGACCTGTCGCTGGTCGCCGGCATGCGCGGGGAGCAGCGGCGCAAGCTCGTGACCGCGGGGCTCGCCACGATCGACGCGCTCGCCGTGGCGGCGGAGGAGGACCGGCCACGCGACATGTCCGCGGGTACGTTCGGCACGCTGCGGGCGCAGGCGGCGATTCAGGTGCGGCAGGACGAAACCGGTGAGCCGGCCTACGAGATCATCGATCCGGCGGCGCTGGCCGAGCTGCCGCCTGCCGATCCGGGTGACGTCTTCTTCGACATGGAAGGTGATCCGTACGCGCTCGCCGGCACCGGGCTGGAGTACCTCTTCGGTGCGGTGACGCCGGATCAGCGGTTCACGCCGTTCTGGGCGCACTCGCGCGCGCAGGAGAAGCGCGCCTTCGAGGACTTCATCGACTTCGCTGTGGCCCGCCTCGAGGAAAGCCCCGCTGCGCACATCTACCACTACGCACCGTACGAGGTGACGGCCATCAAGCGGCTCGCCGCGGTGCACGGTACTCGCGAGGAACAAGTCGACGAGCTGGTCCGCAGTGGCGCGATGGTCGACCTGTACGCCGTGGTGCGCAAAGCATTGCGGGTGGGGCAGCGGTCGTACTCCATCAAGTACCTCGAACCGCTGTACATGCCGGATGCGCGGGACGGTGACGTGCAGACGGCCGTGTCGAGCATCGAGGCGTACGAGGAGTACCTGACGCTGTCCTCGGCCGGAAACGCCGAGCACGCCGCCGAAGTGCTGCAAGGCATCGCCGACTACAACGAGTACGACTGCGTGTCCACGTGGCGGCTGCTGGAGTTCCTTCACCGGGTACGGGCCGAAGCGGGCATCGAACTCGCCGAACCGGAGCCGGAGTCCGAAGTGGACGCACTGCTGCGGCGTACCGAGGAGGACGAAGCGGCGGCGCGACGGACCGAACGTGCGGCGGCGATGGCCGCGCTGGTCGATCCACTGCTGGAGGGACTGCCCGACGATCCGGCGGAGTTCACCCCCGACGACCGGGCCCGCGCGCTGCTGGCCGCGTCCGTCGGATACCACCGGCGCGAGACGAACCCGGCGTGGTGGGAGTTCTTCCGCCAGCTCGCCGCTCCGGTCGGTGATCTGGAGGTGGACACCACCTGCGCGGTACCGGTGTCGGTCAGCGCCGGCGAGTGGGTCCCCCCGTCGGGCCGGCTGCGCACGGCGAAGCGCACGCTCGTGATCACCTGCGATCCGGACCGGCCGCATCCGTTCGCGCCGGGGGACGCCGTGCGGTTGCGTTACGGCCCCGATGCCCGCGACGCGAAGGTGGTGTCCGCGTCGGCGGTGGAAATCACCGTCGAGGAGAGCTGCGCGCCCGACCGCACCGCGAATGACCGGCCGGCGGCGGTGCTGCCGGGCAGCCCGGTGCGGCCGTCACCGAAGGACGAGGCTGTCGCTGACCTGGCGCGGCTGGCCGGGGAGGCGCTGCCCACTCTGCCTGCTCACCCCGGGCTCGATCTGCTGCGCCGCACGCCCCGGCTCCGCAACGGTCTGCCCGCGGTGGGCGAGGACGTCGTGGCCACGGTCATCGGGGCGGTCGACGAACTGGACGGTTCGGTGCTCGCCGTACAGGGGCCGCCGGGCGCCGGAAAGACCTACCTGGCCGGGAAACTGATCGCGCACCTGGTCCGGTCGGGCCGGACGGTCGGGGTCACCTCCAACAGTCACAAGGCCGTGGAGAACGTGCTGTCCGCGGCGCTGGGCAACGCGCCTTCGCTGGAGTGCGCCAAGCGTGCGAAGCGGACGCCGGACCCGTCGGCGCCGTGGGAGCAGCCGAAGACCACCACGGCGTTGGTGCGCTGGCGGGAAGAGCGCAACGCCGGGCACCTCGTCGGCGGCACCGCGTGGACGTTCGCGAACGCCGCGGTGCGCGAGGAGCCGTTCGACGTGCTGGTGATCGACGAGGCCGGCCAGTTCGCCCTCGCCGACGCGCTGGCGGTGTCGACGTGCGCGAAGAACCTGGTGCTGCTGGGCGATCCGCAACAGCTGCCGCAGGTGGTGCAGGGCACGCACCCGGCGGGCGCGGAGGCCTCGGCGCTCGGGCACCTGATCGGCGAGGCGGACATCATCCCGCCGGAACTGGGCTATTTCCTGGACCAGACCCGGCGGATGCATCCGGCGGTCTGCGCCCCGGTCTCCCGGCTGTCCTACGCCGGGCTGCTGCACGCGCATCCGTCGGCGGACCGTTCGATCGACGGGTTCGCCTCCGGGCTGTACCTGGCGTCGGTGGAGCATCGCGGGAACACGACACGCTCGGTGGAGGAAGCGGCGGAGGTGGTGTCGGTGATCTCGGCACTGCACGGGCGCAGCTGGCAGGGCCGCCCGCTGGCCGACGCGGATTTCCTCGTGGTGGCGCCGTACAATCTGCAGGCCAGGGTGGTGACGCGGGCCCTGGCCGATGCCGGGTTCGGCGACGTGCGGGTGGGCACCGTGGACCGGTTCCAGGGGCAGGAAGCCCCGGTGGTGGTGACCACCATGACGTCGTCGTCGGCGGTGGATCTCCCGCGCGGACTGGACTTCCTGCTCTCCCGCAACCGGCTGAACGTCGCCCTGTCCCGCGCCCAGTCGGTCGCGGTGCTGGTGTGCTCTCCCGGCCTGCTCGAGGCGGACATCCGGACGGTGGACCAGATGCGGCTGGTGTCCGGAATGCTCGGGCTGCTGCGGGATGCCGTCGCCTGGCCCGCCGGCGTGGTACCGGAGAGTGGGGCGTGA
- a CDS encoding ABC transporter permease, translated as MTQTLSRETEGTRLPEPPSRASLSLVLSDYRVLIGRNIKHITRNPEMLLQAVSLPVVLLLLFRFMFGPAINVTGGLTYIDYLLPGLLAVSIGFNSTTTVVGVAADLTNGLVERFRSMPMSAPAVLVGHVAAGMLRSCVSFVIMVALGFAIGFRPAGGLLGWLGAIGLLVLFSAGVFWLAVLLGSVAKTVEGAGGLGMILVFVPYASSALVPTEQMPGVLRVIVDNQPFTVLMDAERALMNGTPVGGTAWLALVWWGALTAIAAVLATRKFRRRAKG; from the coding sequence ATGACCCAGACCCTGTCGAGGGAGACCGAGGGGACCCGGCTCCCCGAACCGCCCTCGCGTGCCTCGCTTTCCCTGGTGCTGTCCGACTACCGCGTGCTGATCGGGCGCAACATCAAGCACATCACGCGCAATCCGGAGATGCTGCTGCAGGCGGTGTCACTGCCGGTCGTGCTGCTGCTGCTGTTCCGGTTCATGTTCGGCCCGGCGATCAACGTGACCGGCGGCCTGACCTACATCGACTACCTGCTGCCCGGCCTGCTGGCGGTCAGCATCGGCTTCAACTCCACCACGACGGTGGTCGGGGTCGCCGCCGACCTCACCAACGGCCTCGTGGAACGGTTCCGCTCGATGCCGATGTCCGCCCCGGCGGTGCTGGTCGGGCACGTGGCGGCCGGGATGCTGCGCAGCTGCGTCTCGTTCGTGATCATGGTGGCGCTCGGTTTCGCGATCGGCTTCCGCCCGGCGGGCGGGCTGCTCGGCTGGCTCGGCGCGATCGGCCTGCTGGTGCTGTTCTCCGCCGGCGTGTTCTGGCTCGCGGTCCTGCTCGGCTCGGTCGCCAAGACCGTGGAAGGCGCGGGCGGTCTCGGCATGATCCTGGTGTTCGTGCCGTACGCCTCGAGTGCGCTCGTGCCCACCGAGCAGATGCCCGGTGTGCTGCGGGTGATCGTGGACAACCAGCCCTTCACGGTGCTGATGGACGCGGAGCGTGCGCTGATGAACGGCACCCCGGTCGGCGGCACGGCCTGGCTCGCGCTGGTCTGGTGGGGTGCGCTCACCGCCATCGCCGCGGTCCTCGCCACGCGCAAGTTCCGGCGGCGGGCCAAGGGCTGA
- a CDS encoding ScbR family autoregulator-binding transcription factor — protein MTRQARAEQTRLLLLDAAAVLLHRDGYAATSMVDIAREAGVTKGGLYFHFSSKDEICDEVQEAAVAVLRAHVARAAARGPAPHLRRLAELSRALMGWLHSDAKVGAGFRLAREMGSKDPRFAAFTRAWLQQVRGHVAAAHAAGELGARVRPETAALLVVVTCLGLETAAAGGTIPPETDLVRALAELWRVIEPAETAQAQSRTGARAHGSAGR, from the coding sequence GTGACCAGACAGGCACGTGCGGAGCAGACGCGGCTCCTGCTGCTGGACGCCGCGGCCGTACTGCTGCACCGGGACGGTTACGCGGCCACGAGCATGGTGGACATCGCGCGTGAAGCAGGCGTCACCAAGGGTGGCCTGTACTTCCACTTCTCCTCGAAGGACGAGATCTGCGACGAGGTGCAGGAGGCAGCGGTCGCGGTGCTGCGCGCGCACGTCGCCCGTGCCGCGGCGCGCGGTCCGGCACCGCATCTGCGCCGGCTCGCCGAGCTCAGCCGTGCGTTGATGGGCTGGCTGCACTCGGATGCCAAGGTGGGCGCGGGTTTCCGGCTCGCGCGGGAGATGGGCTCGAAGGATCCGCGGTTCGCCGCCTTCACCCGGGCCTGGCTGCAGCAGGTGCGCGGGCACGTGGCCGCCGCGCACGCGGCCGGCGAACTGGGCGCGCGCGTGCGCCCGGAAACGGCCGCACTGCTGGTGGTGGTGACCTGCCTGGGCCTGGAAACCGCAGCGGCCGGCGGCACGATCCCGCCGGAGACGGACCTGGTACGCGCACTGGCCGAACTGTGGCGGGTGATCGAACCGGCCGAAACAGCGCAGGCACAGTCACGAACAGGGGCACGGGCGCACGGGTCCGCCGGTCGCTGA
- a CDS encoding ATP-binding cassette domain-containing protein, whose translation MVTGYAIEARGLRKSYGDVDVLEGVDLNVERGTMFALLGPNGAGKTTTVRILSTLLEADGGTVTVNGHDVARRTRQVREQIGLTGQDTAVDELLTGRENLVMMARLFHLPVGRAKVRAGELLEQFELVEAADRPVKTYSGGMRRRLDLAISLITSPSVLFLDEPTTGLDPRSRAAMWDAIRALLDGGTTILLTTQYLDEADQLADRIAVIDKGHVVAEGTGGELKRQVGTERLKLTFATGAEAARAQRITGGLLDAETVSVAIDHPAQVRRVLNQVADGGLETTGLELSEPTLDDVFHTLTSTAGDH comes from the coding sequence ATGGTCACCGGCTACGCAATCGAAGCGCGGGGGCTGCGCAAGTCCTACGGCGACGTGGACGTCCTGGAGGGCGTCGACCTGAACGTCGAGCGGGGCACCATGTTCGCGCTGCTCGGCCCCAACGGTGCCGGCAAGACCACGACGGTGCGGATCCTCAGCACCCTCCTGGAAGCCGACGGCGGCACGGTCACGGTGAACGGCCACGACGTCGCCCGGCGCACCCGCCAGGTCCGCGAGCAGATCGGCCTCACCGGCCAGGACACCGCGGTCGACGAGCTGCTCACCGGCCGCGAGAACCTGGTGATGATGGCCCGGCTGTTCCACCTGCCGGTGGGACGGGCCAAGGTGCGTGCCGGCGAACTGCTCGAGCAGTTCGAACTCGTCGAGGCCGCCGACCGCCCGGTGAAGACGTACTCCGGCGGGATGCGCCGCAGGCTGGACCTGGCGATCAGCCTGATCACCTCGCCGTCGGTGCTGTTCCTGGACGAGCCCACCACCGGTCTCGACCCGCGCAGCCGCGCGGCGATGTGGGACGCGATCCGGGCGCTGCTCGACGGCGGCACCACGATTCTGCTCACCACGCAGTACCTGGACGAGGCCGACCAGCTCGCCGACCGGATCGCGGTCATCGACAAGGGACACGTGGTGGCCGAGGGCACCGGGGGGGAGCTGAAACGGCAGGTCGGCACCGAACGGCTCAAGCTCACCTTCGCCACCGGCGCCGAGGCCGCGCGGGCGCAGCGGATCACCGGCGGGCTCCTGGACGCGGAGACGGTCAGCGTCGCGATCGACCACCCGGCCCAGGTGCGGCGAGTGCTCAACCAGGTCGCCGACGGCGGACTGGAGACCACCGGCCTCGAGCTGTCCGAACCCACCCTCGACGACGTGTTCCACACCCTGACTTCGACCGCGGGAGACCACTGA